The region GGCCCATCCTGAGCCTCTGTCCACTACCCCTATCACAGGTCAACTCCTGGAGTGGCTCCATTGAAATTGGGGTGACGGCACTGGACCCCAGTGTGCTGGACTTCCCAAGCAGCGCCACAGGGCTGAAGGGGGGTTCATGGGTAGTGTCGGGCTGCTCGGTGCTGAGGGATGGACGTTCTGTGCTGGAGGAGTATGGTCAGGACCTGGACCAGCTTGGCGAAGGGGACCGTGTGGGCGTGGAGCGCACAGTTGCTGGGGAACTGCGGCTGTGGGTGAATGGGCGAGATTGTGGTGTGGCTGCCACAGGCCTGCCTGCTCGTGTCTGGGCTGTTGTGGACCTTTATGGCAAGTGCACCCAAATCACTGTGCTACCCCCTGAGCCAGGCTTCAGCCCTCCTACTCCCATCCCTACACCTCCCCTTGAGCTCTCCGCTCCCCCTGAAGATTCTGCCTTGGCTGAACAGGGGACCTCTAGGGATGAAGGTGAGAACACAGCTAAGGCAgtggtggaggggtggggcagaggggatggCTGAAGGGAAATGTAGTGATGAGCAAGGCTGGGCGTGGGCAGGGCCACTCAGACCCCTGAGTCTGTTGAAGGGGAGAGTGAGGGCTAGAGGAGGGGCTCTCCTGGCTGTGGGCCCTGCAGCAGGTGCTGAACCCTTATTCCCCTCCCAtcctgcctggtccccagcctTCATGGTGCCCCCAGCACAGGCCCGGCCGGAGACGTTTCCTAACAGCCTTGAGTCGCATAATGGTGAGGGCTTCTGGGAGGCCCTGGGAAAGGGGAGTGGGAAGTGAGGTGGACAAGGGAGGGGCCTCAGGAGAGGGGTAGGGAGACGACTGCAAACCTGCAGGTGTAGAGCCTCATTTCAGCTTCCTTCCTTTATCCTGCTGCTGTAGACTTTGCCAGCATGGAGCTCTCTGAGGTGGTGAGCAATGCCATCCTGTCTGCTTATAATGGGGGGCTCCTAAATGTGAATCTGAGCTCCCCACCAGCAGGGGAAGGACTAGGGTCTAGCTGTGCTGCCACCTCGCCCATCCTTACTTCCAACGACGCCCTGCTCTTCCATGAGAAGTGTGGAACTCTCATCAAACTCAGCAACAACAATAAGACGGCTGAGCGTCGCCGGCCTCTGGATGAGTTCAACAATGGGGTTGTCATGACCAACCGCCCACTCCGGGACAATGAGATGTTTGAGGTGTGCAAGATCCTAGGGTCTAGCTGACACCTCACCCTCTGGGAACTGAAGGGGCTTGATCCTCGCTACTGGAagggtggggactggggaagGACCAAGGGCTGTGGCTCTTTCCTCTGCATTTACATGCCCACTTCTCCCTTCTGCTAATACCCCACCCCAGATCCGGATCGATAAGCTCGTAGATAAGTGGTCAGGCTCCATTGAGATTGGTGTCACTACCCACAACCCCAACAATTTGGAATACCCAGCCACCATGACCAATCTGCAGTCAGGTACCAGCcattggtggggtgggggcacatgcctgggctcaCTGAAGTGAAGGAAGCTTGTACCCTAACCAGGGTGTGTGCTTTCCCCTAGGCACCATCATGATGAGCGGCTGCGGAATACTGACCAACGGCAAGGGCACCCGCAGGGAGTACTGTGAATTCAGTCTGGATGAACTGCAGGTAAGGGTGGGACACAGCTTGGGCCACTCTCCAGGGGAGTCCCAGGATACTATATCCCTGCCTGGGCACCATGGTCTAGAGCAAGCCCCTTTATCTTTTGTCTGAAGATTCCTTCTAAGAAGGCAAGGTTGTCCAACAGTTAGGCACTCAGATCTTTGGAGTCAGATGTGTTGTGGTTAGTGACCTGAGGTGATAAGCTTACCCTCTTTGgtactttttttgttcttttccttaaacGTCTAAAGTGAGCATGTTAGTTGTGTTTCAGAGATAGTTGTAAAGTTTAAACAAATTGATGGTTATAGGGTGACTCACTGCAGTGCCTGACTTGCATTAAGCATTCAGGGTGGTCTTAAGACTCACAGGAGCTGTTTGGAGCTGTTACCCTGTGATGTGGGGTGGTCAGAAGGCTCTAGGACTGCTCTGTTCTCATGGTTCTTGCAAATGTCTGGAGCCTAATTGTAGATGAATTCCAGactgtcatttttctgttttgaacaGGAGGGTGATCACATTGGTCTCACGAGGAAGTCCAATTCTGCCCTCCACTTCTTCATTAATGGCATTGATCAGGGTAAGGGGAAGTTCAGAGAAGGCTTTGGGGACAGGGTGGTATGTACCTCATCCTCCTGTCTCTTTGTTACTCGATCTCCCTGTATTTGATTCTTCTCCCCTCAGCCCCCTATTCCTGTGCTTTCCACCCCTATAGGCGTGGCTACCCCATTGACACCTCCAGTGGTATATGGTGTAGTGGACTTGTATGGGATGGCAGTGAAGGTGACCATCGTCCACAATAACAACCACAGTGACCGTTTACGCCGGAATAATGCCATCTTGCGGGCGCTGTCTCCTGAGGGTGCTCTCCGCcgtgctgctcctgctgcccaggCAGAACCTGAGCGCCTGCTCTTCCATCCCAACTGTGGGCAGAAGGCAGCCATTACCCACGAGGGACGCACTGCTCTGAGGCCCCAGTATGGCccatggggtggggagaagcctGCAGAAGGGACTCTAATGGAAttgggggaagaggtggggaaatgGGAGCTAGAGTGAGTCTGATCTGGGATGTCTTAGACAGAAAAGGGGTGAGCCTTCTGAGTGTGATATTTATGTGGTTGATTTGGACTGAGATCTGGCACGTTTGGAGCTTGTGTTAGAGGTCTGAGTCCCCATTTGCTGTGCCCTCAGTGCCACTGATGACTTCAATCATGGTGTGGTGCTGAGCAGCAGAGCCCTGCGGGATGGAGAGGTATTCCAGGTGCGCATCGACAAGATGGTGGACAAATGGGCTGGCTCCATTGAGATTGGTGTCACTACCCACAATCCTGCCTACCTCCAATTGCCCTCCACCATGACCAACTTGCGTTCTGGTGAGCTCCTAAGAAGGGCAGGGCCAGGATAGGGTCCTAGGGAGGAAGCTGTCCTTATAGCCTTGACACTTGTTCCCCAGCCTCTTTTTCACTTGTCACACTGTGACGACTGATTCAGTGGCTGAGGAGTGCCACATGGATGGGGCCTGTGGCTGGCTTGGGAACAGCAGTTTTCTTGTCCTTCCCTGGAAAGAAAGCTGACAGAATAAAGGCAGACTGGGCTGAAGGCTTTGGGGAATAACATGGGGACTGCTGCATGAAGGAGAGGAGTCCTGGCTTGTCCCTTATGTCCTCTGTAACTCCTTGTCCCCCTAGGGACCTGGATGATGACTGGGAATGGGGTGATGCACAATGGGACAACCATCTTGGATGAATACGGGCACAACCTGGACCGCCTCAAGGTGGGAGAGTGGATGTGCTGCCAGGTCTCAACATTGGGGAGtagccaaggtggggctgctgcaGGACCAGCCTAGGCAGGGACTCTACCTGACTCCTCACTCCAGCCCCCCTTCTTCCAAGGCAGGGGACACGGTGGGCGTGGTTCGGCGGGAGGACGGGACTCTCCACTTCTTTGTCAATGGGATGACTCAGGGCCCTGCTGCCTGGAATGTGCCTCCGGGCGTCTATGCTGTTGTGGATCTCTACGGCCAGGCGGCCCAGGCCACCATTGTGGACGACGTGGGTGAGGGCCTGGCTGGGCAAGGGCAGGAGGGTGGTTTTGGGAGGACTCAGAGACATCTGTATGCCTAATGGGTCGTGTCCCTTCTTGCAGAGGTGACTCCAGTCCCTGAGCCACTCCCTGAGGGGAACAACCAGATGTCTCCAAGTTCTCCATCATCTGGAGCCTGTGGCTCTGACCTGCGCTTCCACCAGCTGCATGGCAATAATGCAGTCATCACTAATGGGGGCCGCACTGCGCTCCGACACAACTGCCGCAGCGAGTTCAATGATGCCATTGTTATCTCCAACCGGTCAGTGTCTGGACTTACATGCCCCCGCTTTCCTGCTGCCCAGCCTCAGCAACCCAGTAGGGCCTGTCTGATCGCCACTGTCCCTGGCAGGGCCCTGCGGGATGGAGAGCTGTTTGAAATTGTCATTCAGAAGATGGTGGATCGCTGGTCAGGCTCTATTGAGGCTGGTGAGGGGcccctgtttgtgtgtgtgtgtgtatttgcacaTGTGCTGGGGGAGGTGCTGGCTGCCTATAGCTGGGGGCTTGGCTCtgacctcctcctgcctcctcctagGAGTGACTGCCATTCGGCCAGAGGACCTTGAATTCCCCAACACTATGACAGACATTGACTACGATACTTGGATGCTAAGGTTGGGCTGCTTGCTTTGGGCACCAGCTGGGCGGGGCTGGGTAGAGCTGGTTGGGATGAGGGAAGCAGGGTTTCGGACCTGTGGTAGCCATGAACAGTAACAGACCTAGGGAATCTGGCTGCCTCTTCTCTTTAATTCTTGGAAACTGGCTCAACCCTCCTTCCTTATAAAGGTGGTATTTACCAGTTTTTTGTGAGAGGGAGCCCAGGGATGTAGGAGACAGAATTGGGTCTCAGACCCCAGATTGAGATCCCAGTCAAGGCACTCAAAAGATTCTGACAGGTAGAGACTGGACAGGAACCTGTGTGGGGAGGAAGCTGGGTGGCTGATTTGCCCCTTTTGCCATTCCCCCAGTGGCACAGCTATCATGCAAGATGGTAATACAATGCGCAACAACTATGGGTGTGACCTTGACGCACTGGGCACTGGTTCACGCATCGGCATGATGCGAACCTCCAAGGGCGATCTGCACTACTTCATCAATGGCCAGGACCAAGGCGCTGCCTGCTCAGGCTTACCTCCGGGTAAAGGTGACTACTCTGGCTTTTAACCTGCCACCCTCAGCCTGGCCCACCCTGGGCTCTCAAGGTTCTGACTCCTCCCTTTCCTACCCAGAGGTGTATGCGGTAGTGGATCTCTATGGCCAGTGtgtccaagtgtccatcaccAATGCTACTGGCCCCATGGACAACAGCCTGGCAACCAGCAACACTGCTACTGAGAAGTCATTCCCCCTGCACTCCCCAGGTGCAGCcaacagggagggagggtgggctcTGCTTGCCTGCTATGGGTTTGAGATATACAGCttccagggcagggaaaggggagggaaaaacCCATGGTGGAAAGCAGCCAGGAAGATGGCAGGAGAACCACACCTAGTGCACAGGGCCTGGATACTTCCCTGCCACAAAGGGGCCAGGACACCATGAGCTGGGCATACCAGATTTGGGAACGAGTCTTGATGTGGTGAAAGGAGGTGTCAGAGGTCTTAAAGGAGTGATGGCCGATGGTACCTTATGTCAGCTTCCTGTTTCACCTGAAAGCTTTGCTCTGCATCCTGTCTGAAGCTTGCTGCCCCAATTCTACCCTTTCCTTCGGTGCcatctttccacagtggctggcgTGGCTCACCGATTCCACAGTACTTGTGGCAAGAATGTCACTCTGGAGGAGGATGGCACAAGGGCGGTGCGTGCTGCTGGCTATGCTCATGGCCTTGTCTTTAGCACCAAGGAGCTCAAGACTGAGGAAGTCTTTGAGGTGGGCTGTGGAGATATGACAAAGGAGGCTTCCAGGCCCTTCACAACAGGGCCAGACTGCTTTTTatccccctacccccacataGTGCAAGCTAATATTGTCTCACACAGGTGAAAGTGGAAGAACTGGATGAGAAGTGGGCAGGTTCCCTCCGGATAGGGCTGACCACACTAGCGCCAGGGGAGATGGGGCCTGGAGCAGGTGGTGGCcctggcctgcctccctccctgccagaaCTCCGGACTAAGACCACCTGGATGGTGTCCAGCTGTGAAGTGAGGCGAGACGGGCTGCTCCAGAGGATGAACTATGGCCGGAACCTAGAGAGGCTGGGGGTGAAGCAGCTGGATCCAGAGATAAGGGTGGAGTtgggagtgggggtggtaggGAGTGGTGGGTTGAGCATCTGTTGTTGTCCCACCTTGGTCCTAGGTCGGGAGCTGTGTGGGCATTCGGCGGGGGACAGATGACTCGATGCATGTCCTGGTAGATGGAGAGGATATGGGGCCAGCAGCTACTGGCATTGCCAAGGTAGACCCAAGACTTACCTTAGATTCTGGGGGTGGGGTTGAGGTGTTCTGCTCATCTCCAACTTCCTGGGTCTTTTGTGTCTCCAGAATGTGTGGGCAGTGTTGGATCTATACGGGCCAGTGCGGAGTGTGTCTATTGTCAGCTCCACAAGGCTAGAGGAGTCAGAAGGCACACAGCCTCCTTCCCCCAGCTCCGACACCGGAAGTGAGGGCGATGAGGACGATGAGGACGAGGAGCATGGCCTGGGAGTAAGAGGCTGCAGCAAGGCCCTCTGGGCACATGGATGAGAGGTTTGGTGGGCCATTGGCCACCAGCTCATTTTTGGGTTCCTTAGTCCTATCCTGGATGGATAAAAGCCTGCGTGCAAGCTCTGCATAAACTCTAGTGGGGTGGCTTGGGCCCTGCATCAGTAACCCCAGCAGCTCAGTCTGTCCTCCACATCAGGGCCAGGATCAGGTGGCCATTATGCCTACAGCCCTCGAGTTCCTGGAAAACCATGGGAAGAATATCCTCCTATCCAATGGGAACCGTACAGCTACACGGGTGGCCAGCTACAATCAGGGCATCGTTGTCATCAGCCAGCCCCTGGTGCCCCAGCTGCTGGTCCAGGTGGGCCTCCTCTCCTTATCCCTTCCTTGTCCCCAGCAACTCTTGCTCAGGGTAACCCGGGGCTAACCCTACTGGAGCAAGGCCTTTCTAGATTGAGGACAAAGTGGAAGGTAAGTCCCTTGAATGAGATTTTGTTCTTGCCCTGTGATGGGAGTTGCAGGTTGGTTACCAGGAAGTGCCCACCCAGTGACTGACGAAGCAGTAGAGAAGAGCTGGAGGATTCCAGGGGAGGGGCCTAATCCTTtatgtgggagcagggagggcttTCCAGAGGAGAGGCCCTTCTGCTGCTTACTGAAAGATGTCACTGTTAGCCAGGGGAAGGAAGCCTCTATGAACAAGAATCCTTAGAGTCGACAGAAGACCAAGGCTGAAAGAGGGAAGGAATTTGGTGAATTTTCCGTTTCTGGTCCCTCTAAGCCTTAGAAGGGACAACACCCCAGGCCACACTCTGGGAGGTGTCATTCCTCCCTGGATACTATGAAAAGCGTGCATGTGCTGGGTGTGTGGCCTCTTTCCTGGAGGCCATGACTGGGGAAAGCCACCTTCTCCTCCAGATACGGATAGACTTCCTAAACCGGCAGTGGACATCTTCCCTTGTTCTGGGAGTCATCACCTGCCCACCTGAGAGACTCAACTTCCCTGCTTCTGCCTGTGCCCTTAAACGGGCAGCCTGGCTGGTGCGGGGCCGTGGGGTCTTCCACAATGGCCTCAAGGTGGGTAGGGAGCGGAGAGGAGTGGGCAGCCAGGTCCCTGGGTAGGGAGGGGCTGGTCCAAAAGGAGGAGGGCGGCCCTGAGGTGTATTATTTACCTGGCCAGTCTTGGGCATTCTGCCTTTTCCTATGTCCCTACACTTGAGAATGTTGCAGTTGGGGAAAGGGGAGGTGGAGCCCAGACAGTGGACAAGTGTGGAGGCAAAGCCCAGGGAATGGCAACCCAAAACAGAGTGAAGGGTTGGGGTGGCTGCTGCTGAGAGTCTGATCTCTGGGAAGACAGTGGGTTTCTCCTCCCAGATCTGTGAGAAGTTTGGGCCAAATCTGGACACGTGTCCTGAAGGCACCATCCTGGGACTTCGGCTAGACAGCTCTGGGAGTCTGCATCTCCATGTCAATGGGATGGACCAGGGGGTGGCTGTGCCAGATGTCCCTCAGCCTTGCCATGCACTCGTGGACCTCTATGGGCAATGTGAGCAGGTTAGTGGCAatggaggcagggaggtgggagggcctgGGAGATGGCTGTCCAAGTAAAGAGGAAGTCTGTTGTCTgaaagcaagggatataaaggagtCTAAAAAGGAGGGGATCAGCAGGCCCTGGAGGCTAGTCACACTGTAGCTGACCACCCCTCTGTTCTGCAGGTGACAATTGTGAGTCCTGAACCAGGAGCTGCCAGTTTGAAGAGTGCTGGAACCCAAGGGGACATGGAGAAAGCTGACATGGTGGATGGTGAGCCAGCCCGGAGGGACCAggaccctaccccaccccaccctgtacATCTAATTCCATTTCTTGTGACCTCTGCCCCCTCTGCTCTCTCAGGGATCAAGGAGAGTGTATGCTGGGGTCCACTGCCCACTGCCAGCCCTCTCAAGAGCTGCGAGTACCATGCCCTTTGTTCCCGTTTCCAAGAACTGTTGCTGCTTCCTGGTGAGTACCCAGTCAGTCCCCTAGAACCTGCCTCAGTCAGAACACTATGTGGTTGAGACTCAGGACAGGAACCATAGCACCAAGTCTGCCACTTACTCTCCCACAGAGGATTATTTTATGCCTCCACCAAAGCGTAGCCTGTGCTATTGTGAGTCTTGCCGGAAGATGCGAGGGGATGAGGCCCACAGGCGCCGTGGCGAACCTCCCAGGGAATACGCCCTACCCTTTGGCTGGTGCAGGTTCAACCTCAGGTACATATGGGCAGGATCGTGTGTATCCCTTGCTGTTCTTTGCCCTCTTGAGAAAGGAGGATCCCAAAAGGGTACATAAAGTGACAGAACTTCGTATCTAGGGAATGACCTTGGGGAGGCAGTGACTTTTGTCCTATCTGCCCTGTCTATTCACTTGCTAGGGTGAATCCTCACCTGGAGGCTGGGACACTAACCAAGAAGTGGCACATGGCATATCACGGCAGCAATGTGGCAGTCATCCGAAGGGTGCTGGACCGCGGGGAGTTGGGAGCAGGTACTGTAGCCCTGGCAGAACCAGAGCAGGCTGGGCCTGTGGGCTGAAGCAGGGTTATCCTGACCTAGTTCTCCTCACAGGCACTGCCTCCATCCTGAGCTGTCGGCCCTTGAAGGGAGAGCCTAGGGGAGGATTTGAGGAGCCAGGCGAGAACTGCGCACCTCCTCGGGAGGAGCAGCCCCCTCCAGTTctgctttctccctccatccaATATGCTGGGGCCGAGACCCTGGCATCCAAAGTGCAGTAAGTACATGGGATGCCCCAGAGCCTCTAAAGTCTCCGTGAtttgccctccctgctcccaccttgTTTTGCTAGTTCCTCAGTCTCCATCCCAACCCTTTCTTCACATGTTTGATGAAAAAAATGCCACTTCTTTTGTGATATCTCAGTGAGCAAAAGGGAAAACTTGTTCTTGTGGAACTTAAGTTTTCTCTCTAGAATGTTTATACATAATGAGTATTTAGTACTTTTAAAGGTGAAAGTAGTACTATGGAAACAAAAAGAGTGGCGTGGATTAAAAGTGTGGTTGaagtcctgcctggtgtggctcagtggattgagcaccggcctgcgaagtgaaggtcgccagttcgattcccagtcagggcacatgcctgggttgcgggccaggtacctagctgggggcatgcaagaggcaactggttgatgtttctctcacacatcagtgtttctccccctctttctcccttccttttcctctctctcaaagtcaataaataaaatttttttaaaaagtgtggtcGGAACAGGCATACTAAATAGGATCATCAGGTTAGGTATCATTAAGGTGAGATTTGAACAAAGGCTGGAAAAGGAGGTGAGGAAGTTAGCTGAACAAGCATTGGGAAGAATACCATTTAGATAGAAGAGCTAGATTCAAGTCCCTTCTAAAGTGGGAGTGATTCCTAGGAACAGCACGGCCAGTGTAGTGGTTGCAGttagcaagggagagaggtgacaGAGGCCTCACCAccctatttttactttttgcctgACAGATTCCGGGACCCCAAATTCCAGCGGACACACCAAGCCCAGGTGGCTTTCCAGGTGTGTGTGCGTCCTGGCTCCTACACTCCTGGCCCTCCTTCTACTGTCCTCAGAGAACCTCCTGATCCTCACTTCAGCCCAGCTGAACTTGAGTGGGTAACCAAGGAGAAAGGGGCCACACTCCTCTATGCCCTGCTGGTACGGGTGGAATGAGGAGGGGAGACCTCACTACTACAAGCACAGTTGGGCTTTGGGCCCACGGACTCTGAGTGACGACTGCCTCCACCTCATTCCAGTGACCCACAGCATGCATGGTGCTCAGTCTGGCAGACGCACAGGAGCATGTAGGCAGTCTTTCAAATTTAGATGGGAAGTGGAGCACATCTCCGTGTCCAGGGCCCCAGAACACTCACTCTGAGGCAAATGAGTTTGTGGGGAGCCCAGCTGCAGGCCCTGGGTAACCCCTGTTCATGCACTGACTTGGGGAACAGGACTCCCCACCCCCGTATCacttaatttatttgtttttgttcttggttACTGTGAATCCCAAAGGAGTCTCTCTGTGGCCCGCATGAGGCTGCTTTTCCCTGTGGCCCCCAGGCGGGAATGGGGAAGGGCGAGCGAGCGCGGTGGAGGGGTTGGGTCCTCTGTACAGTTGTCACGACTCTGATTTCGAAGGAGCCAATAAACACCGTCTCTGAGCATTTGTCTCGCCTTTCTTGCACGCCCTAAGGGCATCACTGGCCTGCCCAATCAGGGTCCCCGCTGCAGGATCTGCCGGACTGGAACAGGCTTGGGGCGTTTTGCAGCTGCCGGGCCAACAGGAGCTGCGCCCAAGGGTGGTTGGCGCGGGGTGGTCCAAGTGGAAGGGTTTGGACTTCACAGGCACCCGTCCCGGGCATTTCCGCCTTTCCCTCGCTGCCCAATCCGTGAAGCCGCTAATGTTCTGACCTCGGAAGGATCAACCCCTGCCACCGGATGTGACGCAGGGCCAGGGTGCGCAGGAGGCTGCGGAGGAAGCGAAGAAAAAGCGGGTAGGGAGGGGCTGGAGCCGGGGCTGGCGGGGAAGGGGGCGGGAACCCCAGGCTGTAGACCCCTACGCGCAAGCGCGCTGGAGCCGCGCGGTCACTGTCCATGTGACCGGGGCAGGCGGCGGGCGGCCTTCCGTCTGGGCCGACAGGGCGCGGTAACCTCTGAGTACTCGCCTTCCTGCAGGCCCAGTCCGAGATCTGGCAGTCAGCGACAGAGTCGGGCACCCACGGCCCAAGCACCCCCGGCAGCACCATGCCTGCGCTCCTGGAGCGCCCCAAGCTTTCCAACGCCATGGCCAGGGCATTGCATCGGCACATCATGATGGAACGGGAGCGCAAGCGGCAGGGTGAGTCCGGGCCAAAGCGGGAGGGCACACACCTATGGCGGTACCGCTAGCAGACCAGTGCACCGGCGGCTGAAGCTAGAGGAGAGATGGAACAGCCCTGCTGTGGTAGGAGTTTAAATCACCAGGTCTGAACTCCAGAAACCTTGAGCTGGGAAGGACCTTGGAGAGCACCTAATGAAACTTACCTCTCCCTGTCCCTTGTAGTCTTTTCAAGAGCATAAAAGATCATTGGGATAACCAGTTTTGGCTGGTCTTCAGTCTATAACGTTCTAATTATATTAACCACCCTGCCACTTTTCCGTCCTCTTTGACTCTTCTTCCAGAGGAAGAAGAAGTAGACAAGATGATGGAACAGAAGATGAAGGAAgaacaggagagaagaaagaaaaaagagatggaagAGAGAATGTCACTAGAGGAGACCAAAGAACAAGTATATGTCATCAGCCCCTTGATCTCtccctgctttttctcctttGGCTTTCCTACTttcatcttctcttccttcctttcccagatCCTGAAGTTGCAAGAGAAGCTTTTGGCCCTACAGGAAGAGAAGCACCAGCTTTTCCTGCAGCTCAAGAAAGTTTTACATGAGGAAGAAAAACGAAGGCGAAAGGAACAGAGGTGGGACTGGAGAGCTAAAGTTTAAATTGGGAGCAAAAAATATAATTGAGTCAGGTAACAAAAGATTATTGTTTAATGTTGAGGGAGCATCTGTCCTTGATTTTTGACCTGCATTCTTTTTACTCTAGTGACTTAACCACTCTGACATCAGCTGCATACCCACAGAGTTTGACTGTTCACACAGGAACTCATCTCCTCAGCATgcagggtgaggattaaagaaaccacTGTCAGAATGGATCCTCCTGGATCCTGTAGACTACCAGTTCAGCATCATgaagcttctcttcctctctaggAAGCCCTGGAGGACACAATCGCCCAGGCACCCTCATGGCAGCTGACAGAGCCAAACAGATGTTCGGACCCCAAGTGCTTACAGTAAGAGTAGGATTGTTTTCCCTACTTTTTTTCACCCGCTGTACTAAACCAGTACTCAAATTATGAGTGTAACACTTAACTGTGTGGGGAAAGTGGGACATGAGTCACTTGAGACTCTGCTGTCAAGGAATTTACAGTGAGTTCTCATCCTCAGACCCGGCATTATGTGGGCTCAGCAGCTTTCGCAGGGACTCCAGAACATGGGCAATTCCAAGGCAGCCCAGGCGGTGCTTATGGCACTGCTCA is a window of Phyllostomus discolor isolate MPI-MPIP mPhyDis1 chromosome 8, mPhyDis1.pri.v3, whole genome shotgun sequence DNA encoding:
- the NEURL4 gene encoding neuralized-like protein 4 isoform X7 — its product is MAAGSGGSGGSGGGPGPGPGGGGGPSGSGPGPGSGVSLGSGGELHPRTGRLVSLSACGRTARRQQPGQEFNHGLVLSREPLRDGRVFTVRIDRKVNSWSGSIEIGVTALDPSVLDFPSSATGLKGGSWVVSGCSVLRDGRSVLEEYGQDLDQLGEGDRVGVERTVAGELRLWVNGRDCGVAATGLPARVWAVVDLYGKCTQITVLPPEPGFSPPTPIPTPPLELSAPPEDSALAEQGTSRDEDFASMELSEVVSNAILSAYNGGLLNVNLSSPPAGEGLGSSCAATSPILTSNDALLFHEKCGTLIKLSNNNKTAERRRPLDEFNNGVVMTNRPLRDNEMFEIRIDKLVDKWSGSIEIGVTTHNPNNLEYPATMTNLQSGTIMMSGCGILTNGKGTRREYCEFSLDELQEGDHIGLTRKSNSALHFFINGIDQGVATPLTPPVVYGVVDLYGMAVKVTIVHNNNHSDRLRRNNAILRALSPEGALRRAAPAAQAEPERLLFHPNCGQKAAITHEGRTALRPHATDDFNHGVVLSSRALRDGEVFQVRIDKMVDKWAGSIEIGVTTHNPAYLQLPSTMTNLRSGTWMMTGNGVMHNGTTILDEYGHNLDRLKPPFFQGRGHGGRGSAGGRDSPLLCQWDDSGPCCLECASGRLCCCGSLRPGGPGHHCGRQVTPVPEPLPEGNNQMSPSSPSSGACGSDLRFHQLHGNNAVITNGGRTALRHNCRSEFNDAIVISNRALRDGELFEIVIQKMVDRWSGSIEAGVTAIRPEDLEFPNTMTDIDYDTWMLSGTAIMQDGNTMRNNYGCDLDALGTGSRIGMMRTSKGDLHYFINGQDQGAACSGLPPGKEVYAVVDLYGQCVQVSITNATGPMDNSLATSNTATEKSFPLHSPVAGVAHRFHSTCGKNVTLEEDGTRAVRAAGYAHGLVFSTKELKTEEVFEVKVEELDEKWAGSLRIGLTTLAPGEMGPGAGGGPGLPPSLPELRTKTTWMVSSCEVRRDGLLQRMNYGRNLERLGVGSCVGIRRGTDDSMHVLVDGEDMGPAATGIAKNVWAVLDLYGPVRSVSIVSSTRLEESEGTQPPSPSSDTGSEGDEDDEDEEHGLGGQDQVAIMPTALEFLENHGKNILLSNGNRTATRVASYNQGIVVISQPLVPQLLVQEAMTGESHLLLQIRIDFLNRQWTSSLVLGVITCPPERLNFPASACALKRAAWLVRGRGVFHNGLKICEKFGPNLDTCPEGTILGLRLDSSGSLHLHVNGMDQGVAVPDVPQPCHALVDLYGQCEQVTIVSPEPGAASLKSAGTQGDMEKADMVDGIKESVCWGPLPTASPLKSCEYHALCSRFQELLLLPEDYFMPPPKRSLCYCESCRKMRGDEAHRRRGEPPREYALPFGWCRFNLRVNPHLEAGTLTKKWHMAYHGSNVAVIRRVLDRGELGAGTASILSCRPLKGEPRGGFEEPGENCAPPREEQPPPVLLSPSIQYAGAETLASKVQFRDPKFQRTHQAQVAFQVCVRPGSYTPGPPSTVLREPPDPHFSPAELEWVTKEKGATLLYALLVRVE
- the NEURL4 gene encoding neuralized-like protein 4 isoform X3 → MAAGSGGSGGSGGGPGPGPGGGGGPSGSGPGPGSGVSLGSGGELHPRTGRLVSLSACGRTARRQQPGQEFNHGLVLSREPLRDGRVFTVRIDRKVNSWSGSIEIGVTALDPSVLDFPSSATGLKGGSWVVSGCSVLRDGRSVLEEYGQDLDQLGEGDRVGVERTVAGELRLWVNGRDCGVAATGLPARVWAVVDLYGKCTQITVLPPEPGFSPPTPIPTPPLELSAPPEDSALAEQGTSRDEAFMVPPAQARPETFPNSLESHNDFASMELSEVVSNAILSAYNGGLLNVNLSSPPAGEGLGSSCAATSPILTSNDALLFHEKCGTLIKLSNNNKTAERRRPLDEFNNGVVMTNRPLRDNEMFEIRIDKLVDKWSGSIEIGVTTHNPNNLEYPATMTNLQSGTIMMSGCGILTNGKGTRREYCEFSLDELQEGDHIGLTRKSNSALHFFINGIDQGVATPLTPPVVYGVVDLYGMAVKVTIVHNNNHSDRLRRNNAILRALSPEGALRRAAPAAQAEPERLLFHPNCGQKAAITHEGRTALRPHATDDFNHGVVLSSRALRDGEVFQVRIDKMVDKWAGSIEIGVTTHNPAYLQLPSTMTNLRSGTWMMTGNGVMHNGTTILDEYGHNLDRLKAGDTVGVVRREDGTLHFFVNGMTQGPAAWNVPPGVYAVVDLYGQAAQATIVDDVEVTPVPEPLPEGNNQMSPSSPSSGACGSDLRFHQLHGNNAVITNGGRTALRHNCRSEFNDAIVISNRALRDGELFEIVIQKMVDRWSGSIEAGVTAIRPEDLEFPNTMTDIDYDTWMLSGTAIMQDGNTMRNNYGCDLDALGTGSRIGMMRTSKGDLHYFINGQDQGAACSGLPPGKEVYAVVDLYGQCVQVSITNATGPMDNSLATSNTATEKSFPLHSPVAGVAHRFHSTCGKNVTLEEDGTRAVRAAGYAHGLVFSTKELKTEEVFEVKVEELDEKWAGSLRIGLTTLAPGEMGPGAGGGPGLPPSLPELRTKTTWMVSSCEVRRDGLLQRMNYGRNLERLGVGSCVGIRRGTDDSMHVLVDGEDMGPAATGIAKNVWAVLDLYGPVRSVSIVSSTRLEESEGTQPPSPSSDTGSEGDEDDEDEEHGLGGQDQVAIMPTALEFLENHGKNILLSNGNRTATRVASYNQGIVVISQPLVPQLLVQEAMTGESHLLLQIRIDFLNRQWTSSLVLGVITCPPERLNFPASACALKRAAWLVRGRGVFHNGLKICEKFGPNLDTCPEGTILGLRLDSSGSLHLHVNGMDQGVAVPDVPQPCHALVDLYGQCEQVTIVSPEPGAASLKSAGTQGDMEKADMVDGIKESVCWGPLPTASPLKSCEYHALCSRFQELLLLPEDYFMPPPKRSLCYCESCRKMRGDEAHRRRGEPPREYALPFGWCRFNLRVNPHLEAGTLTKKWHMAYHGSNVAVIRRVLDRGELGAGTASILSCRPLKGEPRGGFEEPGENCAPPREEQPPPVLLSPSIQYAGAETLASKVQFRDPKFQRTHQAQVAFQVCVRPGSYTPGPPSTVLREPPDPHFSPAELEWVTKEKGATLLYALLVRVE